In the genome of Sphingomonas sp. LR60, the window AGATGGCCGAGGCCGATCAGGACGTCTATGCCGCTGCGATCTCGGGCGCGCCGGTCAGCGACTGGCACCTGTATGACACGCATTATACCGAGCGGTACATGGGCGATCCGCGTGTCGACGGCGTCGCCTATGACGCGTCGCGTGCGGTGATCGATCCGAAGAAGATCACCACGCCGCTGCTGCTGATGCACGGCATGGCCGACGACAACGTCTTCCTCGACAATTCCACCAAGGTGGCGGCGGACCTGCAGGCCGCCGACATGCCGTTCGAGATGATGCTCTATCCCGGCAAGACGCATTCGGCGGTGCGCGACATCCACGTCTGGACGACGATCGAGCGCTTCCTCGACCGGCACATCGGCGACAAGCCGGAATGACCCGATCGCGACGACGGTGTCATTTCGCCGTCGTCGTCGTTGGCTAACGCCCCCGCGATGCGCTTCCTGACCCTGTTTCACCTGTCGCCGTTCCTCGACACCGCGATCAGTTACGTGACCGCCTTCGTGCTCGGCACGGCGATCGGGGCGGAGCGGCAGTATCGGCAGCGGACGGCGGGGCTGCGCACGAATGCGCTGGTGGCGATCGGTGCGGCCGCGTTCGTCGACCTCGGTCAACGACTGGGCGGCGACGTCGAGTCGATCCGGGTCATCTCCTATGTCGTATCCGGGATCGGTTTCCTCGGCGCCGGCGTCATCATGAAGGAGGGGATGAACGTCCGCGGCCTCAACACCGCCGCGACGTTATGGTGTTCGGCCGCCGTCGGGGCGATCGCCGGGTCCGACATGGTGGCGGAGGCGGTGTTGCTGACCGGTGTGGTGCTGTTCGCCAACACCGCGCTTCGGCCATTGGTCGACGCGATCAACCGCATTCCGTTCGCGGGCGGCACGGTGGAGGCGACCTATAGCGTGACGATCACGGTCGCGGTCGAGGAAGCGGGGCCGCTCGGCGATCTGCTGGTCGAGCATCTGGAGAATGCGCAACTGCCGGTCGCCGACCTCGCGACGCAGGAACGCGGCGAGGAACAGGTCGCGCTCGTCGCCACCCTGGTCGGCACGAATGTGGCGCATAGCGAACTGGATACGCTGGTCGAGCACCTGTCGCGCGTCCATGGCATCGACCACGCCACCTGGCAGGTAAGCACGCACGATTAGGAAAGCGGATGGACGACCTTGCGCAACGGCGATAGGGCCGGGCCATCAGCGGAGGTTTTGATGGGTTATCGGGTAGTAGTGGCGGGAGCCACGGGCAATGTCGGGCGCGAGATGGTCAACATCCTCGCCGAGCGGCAGTTTCCGGCGGACGAGATCGCGGTGCTCGCCTCGTCGCGCTCGGTCGGTGACCAGATCGAGTACGGCGACACCGGCCGGATGCTCAAGGTGCAGAACATCGAGCATTTCGATCCCGCCGGCTGGGACATGGCGCTGTTCGCGATCGGCAGCGAGGCCACCGCGGTCTATGCGCCGAAGTTCGCCGCGGCGGGCTGCACCGTGATCGACAATTCGTCGCTCTACCGCATGGACCCCGACGTGCCGCTGATCGTGCCGGAGGTGAATGCCGCCGCGATCGACGGCTACAAGCGCAAGAACATCATCGCCAACCCGAATTGCTCGACCGCGCAGATGGTCGTCGCGCTCAAGCCGCTGCACGACGCCGCCACGATCAAGCGCGTCGTCGTCGCGACCTATCAATCGGTGTCGGGCGCGGGCAAGATCGGGATGGACGAGCTGTTCGAGCAGAGCCGCAACATCTTCGTCGGCGACCCGGCCGAGCCGAAAAAGTTCACCAAGCAGATCGCCTTCAACGTCATCCCGCACATCGACAGCTTCCTCGACGACGGGTCGACCAAGGAAGAGTGGAAGATGGTTGTCGAGACCAAGAAGATCCTCGATCCCAAGATCAAGGTGACCGCCACCTGCGTGCGCGTGCCGGTGTTCGTCGGCCATTCCGAGGCGCTGAACATCGAGTTCGAGAACGAACTGTCGGCCGAGGACGCGCAGAACATCCTGCGCGAAGCGCCCGGCGTGATGCTGATCGACAAGCGCGAGGACGGTGGTTACGTCACCCCGATCGAAAGCGCCGGCGACGACGCCACCTATGTCAGCCGCGTCCGCGAGGACCCCACGGTCGAGAACGGCCTGGCGTTGTGGTGCGTCAGCGACAACCTCCGCAAGGGCGCGGCGCTCAATGCGGTGCAGATCGCCGAACTGCTCGGCCGCCGGCATCTCAAGAAGGCCGACGAGACCGGCGAGGAAGACTTCCAGGCGGTGCTGACCGCGGAGTAAGCATACTCTACCCGTCATTCCCGCGAAGGCGGAATCCAGACGCGCAGGCCTTCGAAAGAGCCCTGACGTCATAGGTTCTGGATCCCCGCCTTCGCGGGGATGACGGCCGTCGAGAGGGGGCAGCCGTACGCCCCCTCAATACCCGCGATACCGCCCCGGCCGATGCCACGCGATCAAGATCCCGCTGATCGCCGCCGACGACACCGCCGACCACCCGACCCGCTCAGGCGGCAGAAACGCTAGCGCGGTCAGCAGGATGAGCGTGTCGATCGCCATCTGCGTCCGTCCGGCGTTCCATCCGCGCGTCTTCTGCAGCCACAAGGTCACCACCCCGGTCCCGCCGATCCCGGCATGATGCCGCGCCAGCGCCAGCGCACCGAAGCCGATCACCGATCCACCCGCCAGCGCCGCGAAGGCCGGATCGATATGCGCGATCGTCAGTCCGATCCGCGTCCACGTCCCCAACGCCGCCACCCCCGCACCGACCAGCACGGTACGCAGCGTGAAACGCCGTCCCATCGCCTTCCACGCCAGCCACATGAAGGGCAGGTTGATCAACGTGAACAGCGCGCCCGTCGGCAGCGGCACCGCATAGGAGATCAGCAACGCGATTCCCGCGGTCCCGCCCGTCACCAGCCCGGCGGCGTGCAGCAGCGCCAGCCCGAGCACAACGAGGATGCAGCCGAGCGTCAGCGCATAGGCGTCCTCGATGGCGGAATGGGGCAGGGGCTGGTCCGGCGTCACAAGCAATCCCTATCCACGTCGGTGGTGTGCTGCAACGCAGCATCGATGGACGCGGCGCGTGCCGGTGCGTAGAGCCGGCGGCATGAGCCCTATCATGACCGGTGGCTGCCAGTGCGGCGGCATACGCTACAGCGTCGTGGTGACCGACGACGACGCCTATCTCTGTCATTGTCGGATGTGCCAGCGCGCGACCGGCGGCGTATTCGCGGCGCTCAAACAAGTGCCCCGCGCCGCGGTCACCTGGACGACCCGCCAGCCCGATCGTCGTGCTTCGTCGGAAATCGCTCAGCGCGGCTTCTGTGCCGAATGCGGCACGCCGCTGACCTACGAAGGTGTGAGGTCGGACAATCTGGACCTGACGGTCGGAAGCTTCGACGAAGCGCACCGGTTGAAACCGGTCGGACATTTCGGCGTCGAAAGCCGCCACCCGGCCTGGAGAGACACGGCAAACCTGCCCGAGAAGCGGACGCAGGATCTCCCGAACATCGTCAGCCAATGGATGGAAACGCGCGGCCATGTCCCCGACTGAAACCCGATATTTCGATAGCTTCGACGGACAGCGGATCGCGTGGCGTGAGTTGGGGGAAGGGCGCCCCGTGGTGCTGATCCACGGTTTCTTCTCCGATGCGCAGACCAATTGGTTGAAATACGGCCATGCCGCCGCGATCGCCGCGGCCGGTTTCCGGGTGATCATGCCCGATCTGCGGGCACACGGCGAAAGCGCCCGACCGCACGACAGCGCGTCATACCCACCCGACGCTTTGGCGCGGGATGGTCACGCGTTGCTCGCTCATCTCGGGTTGAGTGATTACGATCTCGGCGGTTATTCGCTGGGCGCGCGAACGACGGTACGGATGCTCGCGACCGGCGCGACGCCGCGTCGCGTGGTGATCGCCGGCATGGGCCTGGACGGCATCACTCGCGCCGACCGCCGCGCCGGACACTTCCGCAACATCCTGACCAACCTCGGGAAACACGAACGCGGCAGCCCCGAATGGATGGCCGAGGCGTTCCTGAAGACGACCGGTGGCGATACCGTCGCGCTGCTCGGGATCATCGACACGTTCGTCGGCACCCCCGAGGCTACGCTCGAGGCGATCGTGCAGCCGGTGCTGGTCGTCAGCGGCAAGGACGACGACGACAACGGCTCCGCGCCCGCCCTCGCCGACGCGCTCCCGCAGGCACGCTATGTCGAGGTGCCGGGCAACCACATGAGTGCGGTGACCAAAGCCGAACTCGGCCAGGCGATCGCAAGCTTTCTCAAAGGATAAGGCTCAATCCCGGTCATCCCGGACTTGATCCGGGATCCCGCTTCTTCTGCTCGCGAGTAAGCGACGCCCCGGAAGAAAACCGGGGCGTCGGACGAAATCACGCCTTCTCGGGGATCGTGTTCTCGTCGGCGATCTTCGCCTCGAATGACTTGGAAGAATCCTTGCCATCCGGCTGATGCGCCTTGGCCTTCTTCGCGCCGTCGGGTGCAGGAAGCTGCGGCGACTTGGGCGTTGAGCCACGTAGCGTCAGCAGCGCAGCCGTCGCTGCCGCACCGATCGCCGCGACGCCGCCGGCGATCGCCGCCGCGCCCCATTTGCCGCCGACCTTGTCGATCGCGGACTCGCTGCGCGACGCGGACTTTCGGCCCGTCGTGGCCCGCGGCTTCGCCGGCGTGGCGCGGGCGCGCTTGGTCGCCGGCTTCTTGGCGGGGGCGGCGCTGGTATCCGACTTCGTCGCCTTCGTCTTGGCAGCCCGAGGCGCCGCCGCCTTCGGCGCAGCGGCCTTGCGCGGCGCACGGCGGCGCGGAGTGGCGGGCTTCGATGCCGCCGGCGTCGGCGTATCGCTGGTGTCGTCGGCCATGATCTGCTCCCATATCGATGGTTTCGGGAGCGCAACGCACGGACGCCGCTGTGTTTCCAAGCCGATCAGCGAAACGGCGGCTCGTTGAACGCGCGCAGCTTGCGGCTGTGCAGCTTCGCACCCTCGCGACGCAGCTCCTCGCACGTCTCGATCCCGATCCGCATATGTTCGCTGATCGCGCGTTCGTAGAAGCGATTGGCCTGGCCGGGCAGTTTCAACTCGCCGTGCAGCGGCTTGTCCGAGACGCACAGCAACGTTCCATAAGGCACGCGGAAACGATAGCCCTGCGCCGCGATCGTCGCCGATTCCATGTCGATCGCCACGGCGCGGCTGAGCGAGAAGCGCAGCGCCGAGCGGGCGTAGCGAAGCTCCCAGTTACGATCGTCGGTGGTGACGATCGTCCCGGTACGCAGCCGCCGCTTCAATTCGTCGCCTGACTGACCCGACACCGTCTCCGCCGCGCGCGCCAGCGCCTGTTGTACCTCGGCGATCGCCGGCACGGGAATTTCGGGCGGCAGCATGTCGTCGAGCACATGGTCGTCGCGCAGGTAGGCGTGCGCGAGCACATAATCGCCGATCCGCTGCGACGGCCGCAGCCCGCCGCAATGCCCGATCATCACCCACGCTTCCGGGCGCATCACCGCGAGATGGTCGCAGATCGTCTTTGCGTTCGATGGGCCGACGCCGATGTTGACGAGCGTGATCCCCGTGCGGTCGTCGGCCATCAAATGATAGGCCGGCATCTGCAACCGCCGCCATGCGCTGTCGTCGAGCATCGCGGGATCGTCGCCCGCCTTGAACAGCACGCCGCCCGGCCCCGACAGCGCGGTGAAGCGGCCTCCCTCGCTCACCTGCTGCGCACCCCAGCGGACGAATTCGTCGACATAGCGGTGATAGTTGGTGAACAGCACGTAGCGCTGGACATGCTCGGGCGGGGTGCCGGTGTAATGACGCAGCCGCGCAAGGCTGAAGTCGGTACGCAACCCGTCGAACAATGCCAGCGGGCGCGTGCCGTCGATCGACGCCCATAGCCCGTCGGCGATCTCGTCGCCGATAAACGCCAGTTCGGTGGTCGGAAAATAGCGTGCCAGCTCGGCAGCGGAAGTCGCGTCCAGGCTCAACGCATGATGCGGTTCGATGACATAGGGGTAGGGGATCTCCTGCGTCCCCGGGACCGCATCGACCTTAACGTCGTAATCCTCGATCAACAGCGTCAGCTGCTCGACCAGATAATCGGCGAACGCCGCGGGTTTGGTGACGCTGATGCGATAGTCGCCAGGGCTGACCAGCCGCCCGAACGAGCGCATCGGGGTAGGGCGTCCGTCGCCACCGGCAAAGCGCAAGCGGATTTCGGGATAGGCGAACGCGCCGTCGTTTCGCGCGCTGCGTTCGGGCACGGAGCCATCGGCGATATAGGCGGTAATCGCCGCCTTCAGTCGGTCGACGGAGGCGGTGTAGAGCCGGTCGAGTTCCCGGACGAGGTCGTTCGCTGTCATGTCGGACGGTTACATAGTCCGCATGACCGGGGCAAGTCGCCCCGCCGTCAAACGGCGGGGCGTGTAACGCTCACAGTGTTTCGAGCAGGTGATCCGCCGAGCTGACGCGGAACTCGCCGGGTGCCTCGACATGAAGCGACTCGACGACGCCATCGTTGACGACCATCGCATACCGCTGGCTGCGGCGGCCCATCCCGAACTTTGTGCCGTCCATATCGAGACCCAGCGCGGCCGCGAAATCGGCATTGCCGTCGGCCAGCATCGTGATGCCCTGCGCGTCATTGGCCTTTGCCCATGCCTCCAGCACGAACGGATCGTTGACCGCGGTGCAGGCGATCTCATCTATGCCCTTCGCCTTCAACGCGTCGGCCTTCTCGATGAAACCGGGGAGGTGCTTGGCCGAGCAGGTCGGCGTGTACGCGCCGGGCACGGCGAACAGCGCCACGCGGCGGCCCTTGAAATAGTCGGCGGTGTCGATCGGCTCGCGGCCATCGGCGACAAGCTTCGTAAGCTGCACGGAAGGAAGGGGTTCGCCGATACCGATGGGCATATAGATAACTCCGGTTAGGATGGGCGCCAGCGATGGCGAGTGCGCGCGGCGATTTCAAGCTTTGGCAACCGCGGCCGGAGCGCCTAAGTCACAGCCATGGAGCAAGCGACCTATTTCACCGGCCAGTTCCTGCTCGCGATGCCGGGCATCGGCGACGCGCGGTTCGATCATTCGGTGATTGCGATGTGCAGCCATGACGAACAGGGTGCACTCGGGATCGGCGTGGGCGCGACCGTCAACGGCCTCGGGCTGCACGAGGTGCTGGAGCAACTGGAGATCGCGCCCGGAGTCGCGCCCGACGCGCCGGTGCATTTCGGCGGACCCGTCGAGCCGCGGCGCGGCTTCGTTCTCCATTCGGACGATTGGGGCGGTCAGGACACGCTCGATGTCGCGGGCCGCTGGCGCCTGTCGGGAACGCTCGACGTGTTGCGGGCGATCGCTGCGGGAACCGGACCGTCGCAATGGCTGGTCGCGCTCGGCTATGCCGGATGGGGGCCGGGACAGCTCGAGGTCGAATTGACGCGACACGGCTGGCTCAATGTCGAGGACACGACGGACATGCTGTTCGCCACCCCGGTCGAGGAACGCTGGACGCGCGGCTTCGTCGCGGCCGGCGTCGATCCGCGGCTATTGTCGAGCCAGTGCGGTCATAGCTGACGCGTTCTCGATGCGAGCGCGGTCCAGGGCGTCGCCGCTCGTCCATATTCTTGAACAAGGCAGTGTCCCCGTGCGCCGGGAAGCGCCACCGATGGGCACCGATCACATATAAAGATACCTTTATATTTGATCCGCGCAGGCATCGCGGCTAAGGCGCGCGGATGCCGATCGGTGTGGTGCATGCCTTGGTCGGCCTCATCTGAGTGGAGACAACGCCGTGGCAACCGCCCCCGTGCTCGAAAAGAACGACTACGTCATCAAGGACATCGGCCTCGCCGACTTCGGTCGCGCCGAGATCAACATCGCCGAGACGGAGATGCCCGGCCTGATGGCGCTGCGCGAAGAGTATGGCGCAGCACAGCCGCTGAAGGGCGCGCGGATCACCGGATCGCTGCACATGACGATCCAGACCGCCGTCCTCATCGAAACCCTCACCGCGCTGGGCGCCGACGTGCGCTGGGCGACCTGTAACATCTTCTCAACGCAGGATCATGCCGCCGCCGCCATCGCCGCTGCGGGCATCCCGGTGTTCGCCGTGAAGGGCGAGACGCTCGCCGATTACTGGGATTACGTCGGGTCGATCTTCGACTGGGACGTCAACGGTGACGGCCAGACCGCCAACATCATCCTCGACGATGGCGGCGACGCGACGATGTTCGCGCTGTGGGGCGCGAAGCTCGAAGCCGGTGCGACCTTCGGCGAGCCGGAGAACGACGAAGAAGTCGAATTCCAGCGTTCGGTCAAGGCGTTCATCGCCAAGAAGCCGGGCTACCTGACCGAGACCGTCAAGAACCTGAAGGGCGTGTCGGAAGAGACGACCACCGGCGTGCACCGTCTGTACGAGATCGCGAAGAAGGGCGAGCTGCCGTTCCCGGCGATCAACGTCAACGACTCGGTCACCAAGTCGAAGTTCGACAACCTCTACGGCTGCAAGGAATCGCTGGTCGACGCGATCCGTCGCGCCACCGATGTGATGCTCGCCGGCAAGGTCGCGTGCGTCGCGGGCTTCGGTGACGTCGGCAAGGGCTCGGCACAGTCGCTGCGCAACGGCGGCGCCCGCGTGATGGTGACCGAGGTCGACCCGATCTGCGCCTTGCAGGCGGCGATGGAAGGCTTCGAAGTCGTGACGATGGACGAGGCGGTGAAGCGTGCGGACATCTTCTGCACCGCCACCGGCAACGCCGACGTCATCACCGCCGATCACATGAAGGCGATGAAGCCGATGGCGATCGTCTGCAACATCGGCCACTTCGACAGCGAGATCCAGATCGCGGCGCTCAGCAACTATGAGTGGACCGAAGTGAAGCCGGGAACCGACCTGGTGAAGTTCCCCGATGGCAAGCAGATCATCATCCTCGCCAAGGGGCGTCTGGTGAACCTGGGCTGCGCGACCGGTCACCCGTCGTTCGTGATGTCGGCGTCGTTCACCAACCAGACGCTCGCGCAGATCGAGCTGTGGACCAAGTCCGAGAACTACAAGAACGAGGTCTACGTCCTGCCGAAGCACCTCGACGAGAAGGTCGCGGCGCTGCACCTCGAGAAGCTGGGCGTCCAGCTGTCGAAGCTGACCCCGAAGCAGGCCGGTTACATTGGCGTGCCGGTCGAGGGGCCGTTCAAGCCGGATCACTATCGCTACTGATCGCACGATCGGCGATGGCGAACGAAGGGCGGGGCCATTGGCCTCGCCCTTTTTCGTGAGCGCGCGCCGCGCCGCTTGCCGCTAGTCGATGCCGACCCTAGACAAGCGCTATGTCGCGGATCTCGCACGCTCTATGACGCCGTTACCGCCGGGCATCGCGATCGCGATCGGCGCGGTCGTGCTGTTGCTCGTGTTCGCTGGAGTCGTGTTGATCGCGCTGGGACTGCGCGCGCGCGCCGGCGCGGTCGAAGCGGTGCGGGAGCGCGAGACCATCGAGACGTTGCTCGCGAGCGCGCCGATGCAGCCGATGGTGGTGCTGCCCGATGGGCGCGTCGAGATGGCGCGTCGGGTGGCCGACTGGCTGGGCTTCACTGACATCCCGGCCTATTTCCAGGAGGTCGAGGCAGCAGGCTGGGGCCTGCATCCTCATGAGGCTGCGGCGATGTCGAGCGGGCTCGCCGCTTGCCAGCGATCGGCACGCCCCTTCACGCATACGATCCACGCACGCGATGGCGGGCGGACGTTGACCGTGCAGGGCGACCGCCGCGGCGAGGCCGTCATCCTGTGGTTCTACGATTCGACCGCCAGCGAAGGCGAGATGCGGCGGCTCGGCAACGACTTCAACGATTTGTCTGATGCGTTCGATGCGCTGACCGGGCTGGTCGAAGCCGCGCCTTTGCCGATGTGGTACCGCGATGGTGACCTGCAACTCGCGATGGTCAACTCGGCCTATGTCACGGCAGTCGAGGGCAGCGACGCCGGCGATGTCGTTGGGCGCGGGCTGGAACTGGTCGACGGTTCGGGGCAGGGCAGTCCGACCGCCGGCGCGGCGCAAGCGCGCGACGAGCGCCGGCCGCAGCAGCGTGTGCTGCCCGCCACGATCGGTGGCGCGCGGCGGGCGTTGCGCATCCACGACGTCCCGCTGCCGGTCGGCGGGGTGGCGGGCTATGCCATCGATATCGAAGAATTGGAGCAAAGCCACGCCCGCGAGCGGCGGTTCGCGGAGGCGCAGCGTGCGATGCTCGACCGTCTGTCGGCGGGCGTGGCGCAATTCAGTGGTGACCGCAGCCTCGTCTTCTGTAACCAGCCGTTCCGGCGGATGTTCGCGATGCGGCTGGAATGGCTGGCCGATCGCCCCGAGTTCGACCGCGTGCTGGAGCGGATGCGCGAAGCCAATCGCGTTCCCGAAGTCCGCGACTTCCCCGGCTGGAAGGCGGAGCGGCGCGGCTGGTTCGTCAATGCCGATACCGCGGTCGAGGAGAACTGGCACCTGCCTGGCGGCACGCACCTGCGCGTCGTGGCGCAGCCGATCCCCGACGGCGGATTGATGGTGTTTTTCGAGGATCGTACCGAGCAGGTGCAGCTCGCCAGCGCGCGCGACACGCTGCTGCGCGTCCGTACCGCAACCTTCGACAATCTGTTCGAGGCGTTGGGCGTCTTCTCGGCGGACGGGCGTTTGCAACTCTGGAACAATCGCTTCCGCGCCTTGTGGGATCTGGAGGAGGAGTTCCTCACCGGCCATCCGCGCGTCGACGTGATCGCGGAGAAGGTCGCGCCCAAGCTGTCGAACCCGCGGCGCGCACGTTCGATCGCCGAATTGGTGCGCACAGCGACGATCGAACGGCAGCAACGCGCCGGGCATATCGCGCTGGCGGACGGGCGGCAGTTCGAATTTGCGGCGGTGCCGCTGCCCGACGGCAACGCGCTGTTCACGATGCTCGACATCAGCGACAGCCGCGCGATGGAACAGGCGCTGCGGGAGCGCAACGATGCGCTCGAGGCGGCCGACCAGGTGAAGACCGCGTTCGTCGCGAACATGAGCTACGAGTTGCGTACGCCGCTGACCTCGATCAGCGGTTTCGCGGAGATGCTGCACGGTGGCTATGCCGGCGATCTGTCGCCGGACGCGATCGCCTATCTGGATGCGATCCTCGACTCGGTCGACCGGCTCGGCTTGCTGATCGACGACGTGCTGGATCTGACCTCTACCGACAGCGGTGCGCGCCCGATGGAGCGGGCCGACATCGACGTGGCGGCCGTCGCGCGCGCCGCGGTCGAGGCGTTGCGCGCCACTGCACGGCGGCATCATATCGATCTGGCGGTCGAGGTGCAGCGCTCGGCAGGGCGGCTGGCTGGCGATGCGCGTCGCATTCGGGAGGTCGTCGAGCATCTGCTGCGCCGCGCGATCGGTGCCGCACCCGAGCATGGCAAGGTGGAGTTGTCGGTCAACGGCAACGCGCGTGGTGCACGGATCGTGGTGACGGACAGCGGACCCGGTATGACCACCGAGCAGGTATCGCGCGCCTTCGATCGCTTCGCCGGCGAGGGTGCGCCAACGACCGGCGAGCGAGCGCTCGGTCTCGGTCTCCCGCTCGCCAAGCAATTCGTCGAGGCGCACGGCGGGACGATTGCGCTGCAAAGCGCGCCGGAAACCGGCACGATCGTCACCGTGGAGCTGCCGCGGCGATGAGGCACGGCGAGGAGCGGTTGTTGGACGCCGTGGCGACTGCGGCGGCGGGCGCGCGACTTGCGGAGGTGCTGAAGGCCGGCGACGTCGTGACGCTGACCGGCGGGCTGGGTGCGGGCAAGACCACGCTGGCGCGGGGCATACTCGCTGCGCTCGGACTGGCCGAGGAAGCGCCGAGCCCGACCTTCGCGATCGTTCAGCCATACGACCCGCCAGAGGTGCGGCTGTCGGTGTTGCACATCGATTTATACCGGCTTGATGATCCTTCCGAAGTTGATGAACTGGGGCTCGATGAAGCGAGGCTCGACGCGGCGCTGCTGATCGAATGGCCCGAGCGCGCCGGAGTTGGGCGCTGGCCGGATGCGCTGGCGCTCGACGTGGCATTGGCCCCCGATGGCGCGCGTCGCTTGACTTGGAACGCGCCCGACGCTTGGGACGGGCGATGGCCACGATGATTCCGCCGGCGGACGCGCCCGCCTTTCTCGACGCGCATGGATGGGGCGGGGCTCGCATCGAGCCGCTGGCCGGCGACGCCTCGTTCCGGCGGTATTTTCGCGTCTACGCCGATGCCCGTCGTGCGATCCTGATGGACGCACCGCCGCCGCAAGAAGACCCGCGTCCATTCCTGGCGGTGGCCGAATGGCTCGCCGAGCACGCCTTCGCTGCGCCTGCGATCCATGCCGTCGATCTCGAACGCGGGTTGGTGCTGCTCGAGGATTTCGGTGACGTGCGGCTACGCGAAACCGCGGACGCCGATCCGGAAGCGGCAGTGGC includes:
- a CDS encoding PAS-domain containing protein, which gives rise to MTPLPPGIAIAIGAVVLLLVFAGVVLIALGLRARAGAVEAVRERETIETLLASAPMQPMVVLPDGRVEMARRVADWLGFTDIPAYFQEVEAAGWGLHPHEAAAMSSGLAACQRSARPFTHTIHARDGGRTLTVQGDRRGEAVILWFYDSTASEGEMRRLGNDFNDLSDAFDALTGLVEAAPLPMWYRDGDLQLAMVNSAYVTAVEGSDAGDVVGRGLELVDGSGQGSPTAGAAQARDERRPQQRVLPATIGGARRALRIHDVPLPVGGVAGYAIDIEELEQSHARERRFAEAQRAMLDRLSAGVAQFSGDRSLVFCNQPFRRMFAMRLEWLADRPEFDRVLERMREANRVPEVRDFPGWKAERRGWFVNADTAVEENWHLPGGTHLRVVAQPIPDGGLMVFFEDRTEQVQLASARDTLLRVRTATFDNLFEALGVFSADGRLQLWNNRFRALWDLEEEFLTGHPRVDVIAEKVAPKLSNPRRARSIAELVRTATIERQQRAGHIALADGRQFEFAAVPLPDGNALFTMLDISDSRAMEQALRERNDALEAADQVKTAFVANMSYELRTPLTSISGFAEMLHGGYAGDLSPDAIAYLDAILDSVDRLGLLIDDVLDLTSTDSGARPMERADIDVAAVARAAVEALRATARRHHIDLAVEVQRSAGRLAGDARRIREVVEHLLRRAIGAAPEHGKVELSVNGNARGARIVVTDSGPGMTTEQVSRAFDRFAGEGAPTTGERALGLGLPLAKQFVEAHGGTIALQSAPETGTIVTVELPRR
- the tsaE gene encoding tRNA (adenosine(37)-N6)-threonylcarbamoyltransferase complex ATPase subunit type 1 TsaE; the encoded protein is MRHGEERLLDAVATAAAGARLAEVLKAGDVVTLTGGLGAGKTTLARGILAALGLAEEAPSPTFAIVQPYDPPEVRLSVLHIDLYRLDDPSEVDELGLDEARLDAALLIEWPERAGVGRWPDALALDVALAPDGARRLTWNAPDAWDGRWPR